From a single Granulicella aggregans genomic region:
- a CDS encoding metal-dependent transcriptional regulator: MPQRSTESVDNYLKAILTLSEHPGERQPGRVASNALAAHLGVAPASVTNMLQKLAAAAEPLVEYERHRGVLLSSSGRRRALEIVRHHRLIETFLYEVLDYPIEELHEEAERLEHFISERFEERIAAKLGHPTTDPHGHAIPSLEGEMPPRSSMCLTDVSEGTFIVDSLSDRDAPILRSLKASGLTPGAKVRVTRSQADSFSVRIGRSATPLDLPAEVAREVRILPIAK, translated from the coding sequence ATGCCACAACGCAGCACTGAATCCGTCGACAACTACCTCAAGGCCATCCTCACCTTGAGTGAACACCCAGGCGAGCGCCAACCCGGCCGCGTAGCCAGCAACGCTCTCGCCGCCCACCTCGGTGTCGCGCCGGCCTCGGTTACCAACATGCTGCAGAAGCTCGCCGCAGCCGCCGAACCTCTCGTCGAGTACGAGCGCCACCGTGGCGTTCTCCTCTCGAGCTCCGGCCGCCGCCGCGCACTCGAAATCGTCCGTCACCATCGCCTCATCGAGACCTTTCTCTACGAAGTCCTCGACTACCCCATCGAAGAGCTCCACGAAGAGGCTGAACGCCTCGAGCACTTCATCTCAGAGCGCTTCGAAGAACGCATCGCCGCCAAGCTCGGCCATCCCACCACCGACCCCCACGGCCACGCCATCCCGTCGCTCGAAGGCGAGATGCCGCCGCGTTCTTCCATGTGCCTCACCGACGTCTCCGAGGGCACCTTCATCGTCGACAGCCTCTCCGACCGCGACGCCCCCATATTGCGTTCGCTCAAGGCCAGCGGCCTCACCCCCGGAGCGAAGGTCCGTGTCACTCGTTCTCAGGCGGACTCCTTCTCTGTCCGCATCGGCCGCTCCGCGACGCCGCTCGATCTCCCGGCAGAGGTAGCCCGCGAAGTCCGTATCCTCCCCATCGCCAAGTAG
- a CDS encoding Nramp family divalent metal transporter, giving the protein MRYLGPAFVASVAYIDPGNFAANIQGGSQFGYKLLWVLLWSNAMAILVQYLSAKLGIVTGLTLPQNCRRHFSRRNTILLWVAAEVSAIATDLAEFLGAAIGIYLLFGTPLLEHGFSRTGALFFAAVIASVLVFAILALQVAGYRWFEGGIIGFVAIIGICYAVEVFLVHPQWSAVAFHTLVPMLDGSSAKAFHDSIYTAVAMLGATVMPHVVYLHSALVQPRLRELEAKDERRLAGTTSGMKASAKRYLRYELMDIIVAMNGAWLINSAMIVMAAVALAPAGFESPSIEDAYRTLGPLLGPAAATMFAVALLCSGLSSSTVGVLAGQVIIEGFLDIKFPIFVRRLITIIPALAVIAIGLDPLKILVLSQVVLSFTLPFALVPLLILTNRKSVMGEFLSPPRVRVAGWVTVGIIAALNVVLVGQLALGG; this is encoded by the coding sequence ATGCGTTATCTTGGTCCGGCGTTCGTCGCCAGCGTGGCCTATATCGATCCAGGTAACTTCGCGGCGAATATCCAGGGCGGGAGCCAGTTTGGCTACAAGCTGCTTTGGGTGCTGTTGTGGTCGAATGCGATGGCGATTCTCGTTCAGTATCTTTCGGCCAAGTTGGGGATCGTTACCGGGCTGACGCTACCGCAGAACTGCCGGAGACATTTTTCGCGGCGGAATACGATTCTGTTGTGGGTGGCGGCTGAGGTATCGGCGATTGCGACCGACCTGGCGGAGTTTCTGGGAGCGGCGATCGGGATCTACCTGCTATTTGGAACGCCGCTGCTGGAGCATGGATTTTCGCGGACAGGGGCGCTGTTCTTTGCGGCGGTGATTGCTTCGGTCCTGGTGTTCGCCATACTTGCTCTGCAGGTCGCGGGATACCGGTGGTTTGAGGGCGGGATCATCGGTTTCGTTGCGATCATTGGGATCTGTTATGCGGTAGAGGTCTTCCTGGTGCATCCGCAGTGGAGCGCAGTGGCCTTTCATACGCTGGTGCCGATGCTGGATGGAAGCAGCGCAAAGGCGTTTCACGACAGCATCTATACGGCGGTGGCGATGCTGGGCGCTACCGTAATGCCACATGTGGTTTATTTGCATTCGGCGCTGGTGCAGCCGCGCCTTCGGGAGCTTGAGGCCAAGGACGAACGGCGGCTGGCGGGGACGACCTCCGGGATGAAGGCGAGTGCAAAGCGGTATCTGCGCTATGAGCTGATGGACATCATCGTGGCGATGAACGGGGCGTGGCTGATCAACTCCGCGATGATTGTGATGGCGGCGGTGGCCCTGGCCCCTGCCGGATTTGAGTCTCCTTCGATTGAGGACGCTTACCGGACGCTAGGGCCGCTGCTCGGGCCGGCGGCGGCGACGATGTTTGCCGTGGCTCTGCTGTGTTCGGGGCTTTCGTCTTCAACGGTGGGGGTGCTGGCTGGGCAGGTGATTATTGAGGGATTTCTGGATATCAAGTTCCCGATTTTTGTTCGGCGCCTGATTACGATTATTCCGGCGCTGGCAGTGATCGCGATTGGGCTCGATCCGTTGAAGATTCTGGTGCTTTCGCAGGTGGTGTTGAGCTTCACGCTGCCGTTTGCGCTGGTGCCGCTGCTGATTCTTACGAACCGTAAGAGCGTGATGGGGGAGTTTTTGAGTCCGCCACGGGTACGGGTTGCGGGATGGGTGACGGTGGGGATTATTGCGGCGCTGAATGTGGTGTTGGTCGGGCAGTTGGCTTTGGGTGGGTAG
- a CDS encoding GreA/GreB family elongation factor yields MPEQVKKRLEEEIRLLEHELTTELPAEIKKAVALGDLSENAEYHMAKQRQVFVNARLGQLKKRMGELAMVNLVNIPHDKVGFGATVVVFDSSKNEELTYKLVTSEESDVAQGLISTTSPIGRALLGKKLGDIATVVTPNGKRELEVLKLTTIHDVPDTSEVAPEAV; encoded by the coding sequence ATGCCAGAACAAGTCAAAAAACGGCTCGAAGAAGAGATCAGGTTGCTCGAACACGAGCTCACCACCGAGCTTCCCGCAGAGATCAAGAAGGCGGTCGCGCTCGGCGATCTCAGCGAAAACGCCGAATACCACATGGCCAAGCAGCGCCAGGTCTTCGTCAACGCCCGCCTCGGCCAGCTCAAGAAGCGCATGGGCGAGCTCGCCATGGTCAATCTTGTCAACATTCCCCACGACAAGGTCGGCTTTGGTGCGACCGTAGTCGTCTTCGACTCCAGCAAAAACGAAGAGCTCACCTACAAGCTCGTCACCAGCGAAGAGTCCGACGTCGCTCAGGGCCTTATCTCTACCACCTCGCCTATCGGCCGCGCTCTGCTTGGTAAGAAACTCGGCGATATCGCGACTGTGGTTACCCCAAACGGAAAACGCGAACTCGAAGTCCTCAAACTCACAACGATCCACGATGTGCCGGATACCTCTGAGGTAGCCCCCGAAGCCGTTTGA
- a CDS encoding c-type cytochrome gives MKRVMGVAALGLSACLLMGAADGSWLRRVPAADKARVNPLSDQKAAAEAGFHVYEEECAKCHGREAQGKGNRPALISERMKSTTDGDLAWLLRNGNSWKGMPSWSVMPDAERWQLVAYLRSLNTPAEAQHLEGARQ, from the coding sequence ATGAAGAGAGTTATGGGAGTAGCGGCGCTCGGATTGAGCGCATGTCTGTTAATGGGAGCGGCGGACGGTAGCTGGCTGCGGCGAGTTCCTGCTGCGGACAAGGCACGGGTGAATCCGTTGTCCGACCAGAAGGCGGCGGCGGAGGCTGGATTCCACGTTTATGAAGAAGAGTGTGCCAAGTGCCATGGGCGCGAGGCGCAGGGCAAGGGCAACCGACCGGCGCTGATCAGTGAGCGGATGAAGTCGACGACCGATGGCGACTTGGCGTGGCTGCTGCGGAATGGAAACTCCTGGAAGGGAATGCCCTCCTGGAGTGTCATGCCGGATGCAGAGCGGTGGCAACTGGTCGCCTACCTGCGGAGCCTGAATACACCGGCTGAAGCGCAGCACCTGGAAGGAGCAAGACAGTGA
- a CDS encoding isoaspartyl peptidase/L-asparaginase family protein, with product MPHPKHTLIIHGGAWAMPDDAIAAHENGIANALAAGYAVLEAGGTAVSAVEAAVVVMEDDETFDAGRGSFLTRDGRVQLDALLMDGSNLRTGGVACVERLRNPIKAARLVLDESPHVYFVGAGAERFARQHGMELCDNMDLVIPREQARLYAFQQAELAGGVDETFSGPAESSLDKEAAKALHSHDTVGAVALDIHGNIAAATSTGGTLSKAPGRVGDSSLIGCGCYADNLSAAVSLTGWGEPIMKLVLGKWAVDRVQAGVAPEDAAAQAIAYLHKRLGGHGGIILLAPDGRIGLAHNTPRMAWGIQTPEGASLGVTRNEP from the coding sequence ATGCCACACCCGAAACACACCCTCATCATCCACGGCGGCGCATGGGCCATGCCAGACGACGCGATCGCCGCCCACGAGAACGGCATCGCCAACGCCCTCGCCGCCGGATATGCTGTCCTTGAAGCCGGTGGCACCGCCGTCTCCGCTGTCGAAGCCGCTGTCGTCGTCATGGAAGATGACGAGACTTTCGACGCCGGTCGTGGCAGCTTCCTCACCCGCGACGGCCGCGTCCAGCTCGACGCTCTCCTCATGGACGGCTCCAACCTCCGCACCGGCGGTGTGGCCTGTGTCGAACGCCTCCGCAACCCCATCAAGGCCGCCCGCCTCGTCCTCGACGAGAGCCCTCACGTCTACTTCGTCGGCGCGGGAGCCGAGCGCTTCGCCCGCCAGCACGGCATGGAACTCTGCGACAACATGGACCTCGTCATCCCTCGTGAGCAGGCCCGCCTCTACGCCTTCCAGCAGGCCGAACTAGCCGGCGGCGTAGACGAGACCTTCTCCGGCCCTGCTGAATCGTCGCTCGACAAAGAAGCGGCGAAGGCCCTCCACTCCCACGACACCGTCGGAGCAGTCGCTTTGGACATCCACGGAAACATCGCCGCCGCCACCAGCACCGGCGGCACGCTCTCGAAAGCCCCCGGGCGCGTCGGCGACTCATCGCTGATCGGCTGCGGCTGTTACGCCGACAACCTCTCCGCCGCTGTCTCGCTCACCGGCTGGGGCGAGCCCATCATGAAGCTCGTCCTCGGCAAGTGGGCGGTCGACCGCGTCCAGGCTGGAGTCGCCCCCGAAGACGCAGCCGCCCAGGCAATCGCCTACCTCCACAAGCGTCTCGGCGGCCACGGCGGCATCATCCTCCTTGCCCCCGACGGCCGCATCGGCCTCGCCCACAACACCCCGCGCATGGCCTGGGGCATCCAGACCCCCGAAGGCGCAAGCCTCGGCGTCACCCGCAACGAACCCTAA
- the purD gene encoding phosphoribosylamine--glycine ligase produces the protein MKVLVLGGGGREHALAWAIAQSTRVTELVIAPGNGGIAAWGATAKVPVRCIPVDGNSLEAMLALALAEHPGLTVIGPEVPLALGLVDELERHGLRVFGPTKAAAELESSKAFAKQFMQRHEIPTAAYAVCHSPEEVANELAAFALPVVVKADGLAAGKGVVICASSEEAQQAANEMFSGTLLGATVDRVVLEEFLLGEELSFFALCDGTHAVPLAAAQDHKRIGEGDTGPNTGGMGAYSTDALMSPAMRDWLTANVAQPVVDGMAAAGTPFKGILFCGIMMVPEESSLTEPQSPAPDPQTAVILSAAKDPRIAFGGKPVRPMVLEFNTRFGDPETQALMLRLDTTKTDIVDLFTAAINGTADKLEIAMKHGASVCVIAASEGYPGKYPSGRAISGLATQPDTAAVTVFHSGTALKDKKIVTAGGRVLGITAYAADLRSALDQAYARLDQITFEGMQFRRDIGWRALRP, from the coding sequence ATGAAGGTCCTCGTACTAGGCGGCGGCGGCCGCGAACACGCCCTCGCATGGGCAATCGCGCAATCCACCCGCGTCACCGAACTCGTCATCGCCCCCGGCAATGGCGGCATCGCCGCCTGGGGAGCCACCGCAAAGGTTCCCGTCCGCTGCATCCCCGTCGACGGCAACAGCCTCGAAGCCATGCTCGCCCTCGCGCTTGCCGAGCACCCCGGCCTCACGGTCATCGGACCTGAAGTTCCCCTGGCTCTCGGCCTGGTCGACGAACTCGAACGCCACGGCCTCCGCGTCTTCGGCCCCACCAAAGCCGCCGCCGAGCTCGAGTCCAGCAAGGCCTTCGCCAAGCAGTTCATGCAGCGACACGAGATCCCCACCGCTGCCTACGCCGTCTGCCACTCGCCCGAAGAAGTCGCTAACGAACTAGCTGCATTCGCTCTTCCCGTAGTCGTCAAGGCCGATGGCCTCGCCGCCGGCAAAGGCGTCGTCATCTGCGCCAGCAGCGAAGAGGCCCAACAGGCCGCCAATGAGATGTTCTCCGGCACGCTCCTCGGCGCAACCGTCGACCGGGTCGTCCTCGAAGAGTTCCTCCTCGGCGAAGAGCTCTCCTTCTTTGCCCTCTGCGACGGGACCCACGCTGTTCCGCTCGCCGCCGCGCAGGACCACAAGCGCATCGGCGAAGGCGACACCGGCCCCAACACCGGCGGCATGGGCGCCTACTCCACCGACGCTCTGATGTCGCCTGCCATGCGCGACTGGCTCACCGCAAACGTCGCCCAGCCGGTGGTAGACGGCATGGCCGCTGCCGGAACTCCTTTCAAGGGCATCCTCTTCTGCGGCATCATGATGGTGCCCGAGGAAAGTTCCCTCACCGAACCCCAAAGCCCTGCCCCGGACCCTCAAACTGCCGTCATCCTGAGCGCAGCGAAGGATCCCCGCATTGCGTTCGGCGGTAAACCCGTCCGCCCCATGGTCCTCGAGTTCAACACCCGCTTCGGCGACCCCGAGACCCAGGCCCTCATGCTCCGCCTCGACACCACCAAGACCGACATCGTCGACCTCTTCACCGCTGCCATCAACGGCACCGCCGACAAGTTAGAGATCGCCATGAAGCACGGTGCCAGCGTCTGCGTCATTGCTGCCAGCGAGGGCTACCCCGGCAAGTACCCCAGCGGCCGCGCCATCTCCGGTCTCGCCACCCAGCCCGACACCGCCGCCGTCACCGTCTTCCACTCCGGCACGGCTCTCAAAGATAAAAAGATAGTCACCGCCGGAGGCCGCGTCCTCGGCATCACCGCCTACGCCGCCGACCTCCGCAGCGCCCTCGATCAGGCCTACGCCCGTCTCGACCAGATCACCTTCGAAGGCATGCAGTTCCGCCGCGACATAGGCTGGCGCGCCCTCCGCCCCTAA
- a CDS encoding TonB-dependent receptor, producing the protein MLNRILRSLTALLLLAVTFASPALHAQNTATAQLSGTVRDATGAAIPGATVTIADDTKGFTRTSISDAEGNYQLLLLPPGTYSVSTRANGFNPKLQKNVTLTVGEQAELSVTLPIGGVYEQVIVDASADVIETQRSSQSTTVDQQKITNLPTNGRNYINFTLTNSQIARDAAPSVGAIPTSGLNFGGVRARSNSINVDGADSGDYVSGGTRATVSQDAVQEFQIITNGFAAEYGRASGGVVNIITKSGTNKTHASAFGFLRNRYIQATNPFSTVDQPAYTRVQAGFTVGGAIIPDKTFYFFSTEITRRNETGFSDIGSNNFGLTTIDVSKFFGYPAGSVSIEGTPQQAAALAGLPATTPGIQQYISLVGSSSSLATTGQNPAFLQPTIGAANFVTSGQATPASFVPLNSLIGNFPIGEKTEVYSLRLDHKLTENQQLFLRASVSPSFVSGIEENAANQNLGENSFSRTATQRFHDFSLVGQYTTLFGSNKVNELRAQFARHPINFSNTNAPGGDGTAVNIPGFAYFGKTPFSVVDRIEDQSQLQDNFTYTRGSHTAKAGIDLRYIVINLKQGQLYGGGDYSFAALSATDVSPALAGLPGFSPIQAYGLGLPQSFAQGIGKTSTKYDLKTLGGFLEDSWRIIPRVTLNYGVRYDVEAFPTTGALNPSTTAAERLYGIREGIRLQDSNVAPRIGAAWDITGEGKTVVRANYGIFYDRAPGNLESQSLKFNADTVPLVILAGGSPCTAASTVSPLNLNATNTFQGSLSNANCLPVASLNYIPGQQRFDPDNSNSLFVNQNYLAAGFPLAILPSGLPADLHYVTPYVQQISFGVERDLGHNYSLNVAFNSTGGRHLNRPVNVNPVNPALVVTNWRNAVAAVNAGTAGVFPGTPQSAVASGTSNPLTVATASGTIPCGVGPSGPYVAPPLLNFFRKSGLNTSLGQFLDSQGAGQCVELASQVAAAYGLGVGQSIPFGDMTPNLTTGTSSYNGLSVNLKKSYSANFEGLVSYTWSHAIDDSTDVVSTSDSPQNNFAPNAERSRSAFDQRHRLVLSGVYNSGKVSGSPFMQKALSGFTVAPIIEISSGRPFNILTGTDTNFDFNPLTDRPNAVTPDSAPTSCGTAPVASKFSPTGAFNLPCYIDAPTNAATTDSHFNGNLGRNAAVKPYVVFTDFRLARAFVLPHEIALQITADAFNLINKNNTLDVNLLYTNAGQETAASDPRQFQFGARLSF; encoded by the coding sequence ATGCTCAACCGTATCCTGCGGAGCCTCACCGCGCTCCTGCTGCTCGCTGTAACCTTCGCATCGCCAGCGCTCCACGCCCAGAACACCGCCACCGCCCAGCTCTCCGGCACCGTTCGTGATGCCACCGGCGCAGCCATCCCCGGTGCAACGGTTACAATTGCCGATGACACCAAGGGCTTCACTCGCACCAGCATCAGCGACGCTGAGGGCAACTACCAGCTTCTGTTGCTGCCGCCCGGAACCTACTCGGTCTCGACCCGCGCAAACGGATTCAACCCCAAGCTGCAGAAGAATGTGACCCTCACGGTCGGCGAGCAGGCCGAACTCTCTGTGACGCTTCCCATCGGCGGTGTCTACGAGCAAGTCATAGTCGATGCCAGCGCCGACGTCATTGAAACCCAGCGCAGCTCCCAATCCACCACCGTCGACCAGCAGAAGATCACCAACCTCCCCACCAACGGCCGCAACTACATCAACTTCACCCTCACCAACTCCCAGATAGCGCGCGACGCCGCGCCCTCCGTCGGCGCCATCCCCACCTCCGGCCTGAACTTCGGCGGCGTCCGCGCCCGTTCCAACTCCATCAACGTCGACGGCGCGGACTCCGGCGACTACGTCTCCGGCGGAACCCGCGCCACCGTCTCGCAGGACGCCGTCCAGGAGTTCCAGATCATCACCAACGGCTTCGCGGCCGAGTACGGTCGGGCCTCCGGCGGAGTCGTCAACATCATCACCAAGTCCGGCACGAACAAGACCCACGCCAGCGCCTTCGGCTTCCTCCGCAACCGATACATCCAGGCCACCAACCCCTTCAGCACCGTAGACCAGCCTGCCTACACCCGCGTCCAGGCCGGCTTCACCGTCGGCGGAGCCATCATCCCCGACAAGACCTTTTACTTCTTCTCCACCGAGATCACCCGCCGCAATGAAACCGGCTTCTCCGACATCGGCTCCAACAACTTCGGCCTCACTACCATCGACGTCAGCAAATTCTTCGGCTACCCTGCAGGTTCCGTCTCCATCGAGGGAACTCCACAGCAGGCCGCAGCCCTCGCCGGCCTTCCGGCGACAACACCCGGCATCCAGCAGTACATCTCCCTGGTCGGCTCGTCTTCTTCACTCGCGACCACCGGCCAGAATCCAGCCTTCCTTCAGCCCACCATCGGTGCGGCAAACTTCGTCACCTCCGGTCAGGCCACACCTGCGTCGTTCGTCCCGTTGAACTCGCTCATCGGCAACTTCCCCATCGGCGAAAAGACCGAGGTCTACTCCCTTCGACTCGACCACAAGCTCACAGAGAATCAGCAGCTCTTCCTCCGCGCCAGCGTCAGCCCCAGCTTCGTCTCCGGCATCGAAGAGAACGCCGCCAACCAGAACCTCGGCGAAAACTCCTTCTCGCGCACCGCCACCCAGCGCTTCCACGACTTCTCGCTGGTCGGCCAGTACACCACGCTCTTCGGCTCGAACAAGGTCAACGAGCTGCGCGCCCAGTTCGCCCGCCACCCCATCAACTTCTCGAACACCAACGCTCCCGGCGGCGACGGCACCGCCGTCAACATCCCCGGCTTCGCCTACTTCGGCAAGACTCCCTTCTCCGTTGTCGACCGCATCGAAGACCAGTCCCAGCTCCAGGACAACTTCACCTACACCCGCGGCTCGCACACCGCCAAGGCCGGTATCGACCTCCGCTACATCGTCATCAACCTGAAGCAGGGCCAGCTTTACGGTGGCGGCGACTACAGCTTCGCGGCCCTCAGCGCGACCGACGTATCTCCCGCGCTCGCCGGTCTCCCCGGCTTCTCGCCTATCCAGGCCTACGGCCTAGGCCTGCCACAGTCCTTCGCCCAGGGCATCGGCAAAACCAGCACGAAGTACGACCTCAAAACCCTCGGCGGCTTCCTCGAAGACAGTTGGCGCATTATCCCCCGCGTCACCCTCAACTACGGCGTCCGCTACGACGTCGAAGCCTTCCCCACCACCGGCGCGCTCAACCCCAGCACCACCGCAGCCGAGCGCCTTTACGGCATTCGCGAAGGCATCCGCCTCCAGGACTCCAACGTCGCACCCCGCATCGGTGCAGCCTGGGACATCACCGGCGAAGGCAAGACCGTCGTCCGCGCCAACTACGGCATCTTCTACGACCGCGCGCCCGGCAATCTTGAATCCCAATCCCTCAAGTTCAACGCCGACACTGTCCCGCTCGTCATCCTCGCCGGAGGATCGCCCTGCACCGCCGCCAGCACTGTCAGCCCGCTCAATCTGAACGCGACCAATACCTTTCAGGGCTCGCTCTCCAACGCCAACTGCCTGCCCGTAGCCAGTCTGAATTACATCCCCGGCCAGCAGCGCTTCGACCCCGACAACTCCAACTCCCTCTTCGTCAACCAGAACTACCTCGCCGCCGGATTCCCGCTCGCAATCCTTCCTTCCGGCCTGCCCGCCGATCTCCACTACGTCACCCCCTACGTTCAGCAGATCTCCTTCGGCGTGGAGCGCGACCTGGGCCACAACTACTCGCTCAACGTCGCCTTCAACTCCACCGGAGGCCGCCACCTCAACCGCCCCGTCAATGTCAACCCGGTCAACCCGGCGCTCGTAGTCACTAACTGGCGCAACGCCGTCGCCGCCGTCAACGCAGGTACCGCGGGAGTCTTCCCCGGAACTCCGCAGTCCGCTGTCGCCTCCGGCACTTCGAACCCACTCACCGTCGCCACCGCCAGCGGCACCATCCCTTGCGGCGTCGGACCGAGTGGCCCCTACGTCGCCCCTCCGCTGCTCAACTTCTTCCGGAAATCCGGCCTCAACACCTCGCTGGGCCAGTTCCTCGATTCGCAAGGCGCAGGCCAGTGCGTCGAACTCGCCAGCCAGGTCGCTGCTGCTTATGGCCTCGGCGTCGGCCAGTCCATCCCCTTCGGCGACATGACCCCCAACCTCACCACCGGCACCTCCAGCTACAACGGACTCTCCGTTAATCTCAAGAAGTCCTACTCAGCCAACTTCGAAGGCCTCGTCAGCTACACCTGGTCGCACGCTATCGACGACTCCACGGATGTGGTATCCACCTCCGACTCTCCGCAGAACAACTTCGCCCCCAACGCCGAACGCTCCCGCTCGGCCTTCGACCAGCGCCACCGCCTCGTCCTCAGCGGCGTCTACAACTCCGGCAAGGTGTCGGGCTCACCCTTCATGCAGAAAGCACTCTCCGGCTTCACCGTCGCTCCCATCATCGAGATCTCCTCCGGCCGCCCCTTCAATATCCTCACCGGCACCGACACCAACTTCGACTTCAACCCGCTCACCGACCGCCCCAACGCCGTTACCCCCGACTCTGCCCCAACCAGCTGCGGCACCGCCCCCGTAGCCTCGAAGTTCTCCCCCACCGGAGCCTTCAACCTGCCCTGCTACATCGACGCCCCCACCAACGCCGCCACCACCGACAGCCACTTCAACGGCAACCTGGGCCGCAACGCCGCAGTAAAACCCTACGTCGTCTTCACCGACTTCCGCCTCGCCCGCGCCTTCGTCCTACCCCACGAGATCGCCCTGCAGATCACCGCCGACGCCTTCAACCTCATCAACAAGAACAACACCCTCGACGTAAATCTCCTCTACACCAACGCCGGACAGGAGACCGCCGCCTCCGACCCACGCCAGTTCCAGTTCGGGGCCCGCCTATCCTTCTAG
- a CDS encoding CDP-alcohol phosphatidyltransferase family protein, with amino-acid sequence MTWTNAFGKGSGWLLQKIVNGLALTRISPNALTFIGLLINIVAALFFGFARAQNADRMFVYAGLTIIGAGLFDMVDGRVARLTNQVSVFGAFFDSVMDRYSDVAIFFGLLVFYARGNRLFYVGLTAFVMTACLMVSYTRARAEALIGSCKVGFMERPERIVCVILGALANHWGVMAAALWVLAFFSTVTVIHRIRYTYLETERMKMLELKRG; translated from the coding sequence ATGACCTGGACGAACGCATTTGGCAAGGGCAGCGGATGGCTGCTGCAGAAGATCGTCAACGGTCTTGCGCTCACCCGCATCTCCCCGAACGCGCTCACCTTCATCGGCCTGCTGATCAACATCGTGGCCGCGCTCTTCTTCGGCTTCGCCCGCGCCCAGAACGCCGACCGCATGTTCGTCTACGCCGGCCTCACCATCATCGGCGCCGGCCTCTTCGACATGGTCGACGGCCGCGTTGCCCGCCTCACCAACCAGGTCTCGGTCTTCGGAGCCTTCTTTGACTCGGTGATGGACCGCTACTCCGACGTAGCCATCTTCTTTGGCCTGCTGGTCTTCTATGCCCGCGGCAACCGTCTCTTCTATGTCGGCCTGACCGCCTTCGTCATGACTGCATGCCTGATGGTCAGCTACACCCGCGCCCGCGCTGAAGCGCTCATCGGAAGCTGCAAGGTAGGTTTCATGGAGCGCCCGGAGCGCATCGTCTGCGTCATCCTCGGAGCGCTGGCGAACCATTGGGGAGTGATGGCCGCCGCCCTCTGGGTGCTCGCCTTCTTCTCAACAGTCACCGTCATCCACCGCATCCGCTATACGTATCTCGAAACCGAGCGGATGAAGATGCTGGAACTGAAGCGCGGCTAA
- a CDS encoding endonuclease III domain-containing protein has protein sequence MQLASLFPDTRLEDVHRRLLNHYGQPEPRDLWDPLTQMIYSMLSSRTKTPVSHAVLAALKARFGTWENLRDAPIPEIEDTIRPVTFPEPKAINLKAALVRVTERHGSLNLSFLARHSTEKIRIWLEKFEGVGVKTSAAVVNFSTLRRRAMCVDSHHLRIVQRLGFVNKSATAREAETRIMEMAPAIWSAAMLDDHHSLIKLHGQKCCTKNDPRCSRCPLRDICPAATI, from the coding sequence ATGCAGCTCGCCTCACTCTTTCCCGACACGCGACTCGAAGACGTCCATCGCCGTCTGTTGAACCACTACGGCCAACCCGAACCGCGCGACCTCTGGGACCCGCTCACCCAGATGATCTACTCCATGCTCTCCTCGCGCACCAAGACACCCGTCTCTCACGCCGTCCTGGCCGCGCTCAAAGCCCGCTTCGGCACCTGGGAGAACCTTCGCGACGCCCCCATCCCCGAGATCGAAGACACCATCCGCCCCGTCACCTTCCCGGAACCCAAAGCCATCAACCTCAAGGCCGCGCTCGTCCGCGTCACCGAGCGTCATGGCTCCCTCAACCTGAGCTTCCTTGCTCGTCACTCCACCGAAAAGATCCGTATCTGGCTTGAGAAGTTCGAAGGCGTAGGCGTCAAGACGAGCGCCGCCGTGGTCAACTTCTCCACCCTCCGCCGCCGCGCCATGTGCGTCGACAGCCACCACCTCCGCATCGTCCAGCGCCTGGGCTTCGTCAACAAGTCTGCAACCGCCCGCGAAGCCGAGACCCGCATCATGGAGATGGCACCCGCCATCTGGTCAGCCGCCATGCTCGACGACCACCACTCCCTCATCAAGCTCCACGGCCAAAAGTGCTGCACCAAGAATGATCCGCGCTGCTCTCGATGCCCCTTGCGCGACATCTGCCCTGCCGCCACCATCTAG